The Staphylothermus marinus F1 genome has a segment encoding these proteins:
- a CDS encoding FAD-dependent oxidoreductase, translating into MSGNYRIIKHPIIDFRRGRRVIFYYEDKAIEAYEGESILAALYAVGYRVFSYSSDGKRPRGAFCMIGKCSSCLSIVDDVPNTRICIEPVREGVRVYKQRGIAEVPRKTNYTPAETVEINTDALIIGGGPAGLQASLVLADLGLDVVLVDDHFRLGGQLIKQTHRFFGDKKFYGGIRGYNIAEKLSKLVKEKKNIHVYTRAYAYGLFRNNIVGVAVRGDKPVNLLVKPKIIIGSTGACEKTIFFENNDLPGIMGAGGAQTLMNEYGVRPGDRALIIGSGNVGLIVSYQLLQAGVKVVGIAEILPHIGGWFVHAAKVRRLGIPFYMRHTITKAIGSNRVEKAEISMVNDKFEPIPGSEKVFDVDLVLLAVGLQPNYAFYSQAGAVLKYVPELGGLAPIRTKYMETSVENLYIAGDASGIEEATTAFIEGEIAALSAAIKLGVDKESIRKRRDELLDYLWNEYRLSPVVSRARAGKLKVTVSEEEMEKIRRGEYDGI; encoded by the coding sequence ATGAGCGGGAATTACCGAATAATTAAACATCCAATTATTGATTTCCGCAGGGGTCGGCGAGTAATTTTCTACTATGAAGACAAAGCTATTGAGGCTTATGAGGGAGAAAGTATTCTAGCAGCATTATATGCTGTAGGCTATAGGGTTTTCTCATATAGCTCGGATGGTAAGAGGCCTCGTGGAGCTTTTTGTATGATTGGGAAATGTAGTAGTTGTTTAAGCATTGTTGACGATGTTCCCAATACTAGAATATGTATTGAGCCTGTTAGGGAGGGTGTTAGAGTTTATAAGCAGAGAGGAATAGCAGAGGTCCCAAGGAAAACAAATTATACTCCTGCCGAAACAGTTGAGATCAATACGGATGCATTAATAATTGGCGGGGGACCAGCTGGTTTACAAGCATCACTTGTACTTGCTGATCTAGGCTTAGATGTTGTTTTAGTAGATGATCATTTCAGACTTGGAGGACAACTAATTAAGCAGACGCATAGGTTTTTCGGAGATAAAAAATTCTATGGAGGAATCCGAGGATACAATATTGCAGAGAAACTCTCAAAACTAGTAAAGGAGAAGAAAAATATACATGTATATACGAGAGCATATGCTTATGGCTTGTTCAGAAACAATATTGTAGGAGTAGCTGTTAGGGGGGATAAACCAGTTAATCTATTGGTCAAGCCAAAAATCATTATAGGAAGCACGGGTGCTTGTGAGAAAACTATTTTCTTCGAAAACAATGATTTGCCAGGCATAATGGGTGCTGGCGGTGCACAAACACTTATGAATGAATATGGGGTTAGACCTGGTGATAGAGCACTAATTATTGGATCAGGTAATGTAGGATTAATTGTTTCATACCAATTATTACAAGCTGGAGTTAAAGTTGTCGGTATCGCAGAGATCCTGCCACATATAGGCGGTTGGTTTGTTCATGCAGCAAAAGTTAGGAGACTAGGTATACCCTTCTACATGAGGCACACGATTACTAAGGCTATAGGTTCTAATAGAGTTGAGAAAGCAGAGATCTCCATGGTTAACGATAAGTTCGAACCAATACCTGGATCAGAGAAAGTTTTCGACGTAGACCTTGTATTATTAGCTGTTGGTTTACAGCCAAACTATGCATTCTATAGTCAAGCAGGAGCTGTATTGAAATATGTTCCGGAACTAGGAGGACTAGCCCCTATAAGGACGAAATATATGGAGACAAGTGTTGAAAACTTATATATTGCGGGAGACGCCAGCGGGATCGAGGAGGCAACAACTGCTTTTATAGAAGGTGAAATAGCAGCATTATCAGCAGCAATAAAACTAGGAGTAGATAAAGAATCTATTCGTAAACGTAGAGACGAGCTTCTAGATTATTTGTGGAACGAATATCGTTTATCACCAGTTGTTTCAAGAGCTAGAGCCGGAAAGCTTAAGGTAACTGTTTCCGAGGAGGAAATGGAAAAGATCCGTAGAGGTGAATATGATGGGATATAA
- the hypE gene encoding hydrogenase expression/formation protein HypE yields the protein MVIGRYITTVHGSGGFETLEIIEKLIVHRVPENLRKVLDGVGLDVLDDGSSMRIGNTHIVISTDNFTVKPLFFPGGDIGHLAVSGVLNDLVMMGARPIAFMDGIIVEEGFPRDDLDRILESMIKLLKENNVALIGGDFKVMPKKSLDGLIISGTGIGLAEKPIIDKIKPGDKIIVTGPIAEHGATILAAQLGMLEQAQGLRSDTRPLVKTVLPILEKYRDHIHAARDPTRGGLSIVLNEWVRGTKYTIVINRSTIPIRDEVRQFLDALGIDPLGVAGEGLAILSVDNEVADEIVEELHRRGEPYATIIGEVIVPEEEYLAGRVIAITEVGGKVVVQPNALNLPRIC from the coding sequence TTGGTCATCGGTAGATATATTACTACAGTACATGGAAGCGGTGGTTTCGAAACACTAGAAATTATTGAGAAACTTATTGTTCATCGTGTCCCAGAAAATCTGAGAAAAGTATTGGATGGTGTTGGATTAGATGTCTTAGATGATGGATCAAGTATGCGTATTGGGAACACACACATTGTTATATCAACGGATAATTTCACAGTTAAACCATTATTTTTCCCGGGAGGAGACATTGGACACTTAGCTGTTTCAGGGGTACTGAATGATCTAGTAATGATGGGTGCTAGACCAATAGCTTTCATGGATGGTATTATTGTTGAGGAAGGTTTTCCAAGAGATGATCTAGACAGAATACTTGAGTCTATGATTAAATTATTGAAAGAAAACAATGTTGCATTAATAGGTGGAGATTTCAAGGTGATGCCGAAGAAGAGTTTGGATGGATTAATAATATCTGGTACAGGAATAGGATTAGCTGAGAAACCCATTATAGACAAGATAAAACCAGGCGACAAAATAATCGTTACAGGGCCAATAGCTGAGCATGGAGCAACAATTCTCGCAGCCCAGCTTGGAATGCTTGAACAAGCACAAGGTTTGAGAAGCGATACAAGACCTCTTGTTAAAACAGTGCTTCCCATATTAGAGAAATATAGGGATCATATACATGCAGCACGTGACCCTACACGAGGAGGATTATCCATTGTGTTGAACGAGTGGGTGCGTGGAACAAAGTATACAATAGTAATTAATAGATCAACTATACCAATAAGAGATGAAGTTAGACAATTCCTAGATGCTCTAGGAATCGATCCATTAGGTGTAGCTGGAGAGGGCTTAGCTATTCTATCAGTAGATAATGAAGTTGCAGATGAAATCGTCGAAGAGCTTCATAGAAGAGGAGAACCTTATGCAACAATTATTGGAGAAGTTATAGTGCCGGAAGAAGAGTATCTTGCTGGAAGAGTTATAGCAATTACAGAAGTTGGAGGAAAAGTAGTTGTTCAACCAAATGCTTTAAACCTGCCGAGAATCTGTTGA
- a CDS encoding HypC/HybG/HupF family hydrogenase formation chaperone, giving the protein MCLGVPAEVLETRKEGELVILKVKMGGVVKEVISGIPDLKPGEYVIVHAGVAISRIDEKELKEILNVWEELGSLY; this is encoded by the coding sequence ATGTGCTTGGGAGTACCAGCAGAAGTATTGGAGACGAGAAAGGAGGGAGAACTAGTTATATTAAAAGTTAAAATGGGAGGAGTAGTTAAGGAAGTAATTTCAGGAATACCAGATCTTAAGCCGGGAGAATACGTCATAGTTCATGCAGGAGTAGCTATTTCAAGAATAGACGAGAAAGAACTAAAGGAGATATTGAATGTATGGGAAGAACTAGGATCACTTTATTAG
- a CDS encoding alpha-mannosidase has product MDNLVLDSLYKKLYVLKTLSIIDINYLSKWEISIDGEKKILSLPISFPITNRTTKLKIKVFIDPEKGFPTLLFNGAFNALMLVNNEYYYGVDVYTKKIPLYGVSGETTLELHVYPQGIVGERYEKPFIDKIFLLYIDKTIESFIDKLIWLLDLSKHVGEDVRREIISLVDNFSAKIPLQTPEPMHFLVMKYYVENNLSHYSMLYDELMRLSRDEPEKLRGMGYGDINREEIKSIINYLKPELEAELKKLREKYGKYGLLYAVANAHIDAAWLWSVEDTVWKMAKTIAKIITQFKAYNKPVYVFSSALYAEWLKEKYPSLWSEVVRLADKERIIPVTGMYVESDVYIIPSESLARQFLIGQKTFEKLFGKRSIIGWLPDSFGFSPNLPQVMKEAGIKFFVTHKVIWNEYNKFPYDTFLWRGIDGTNIPTHIITGELAKTGDPKSILELWREYREKQVVPARIYTYGYCDGGSGPTHEMIEKLEFYSEETPLTPRIIHGRINDFIDKIMENSDKLPVWYGDIYVETHRGAYTTDTCIKQKIWILDYLLRTLEQIYTWLYIKGSSYPEEEINNLWKTLLLAEFHDVLSGTITYEVHKDICTKLSRSITKAKEMINEGLRKLVNDLEGIIIYNPTQWRRSEIIEINNKHVKVDVPGHGYIIIPINNISKNNKEKEKESKLIVKKDKEYILVENKFYKIRINMNGLITSIYDKHSSHELLRKPSALIKIYEDLPSEWDAWNIDKHSLEHFKELLANKVYVHRIDPYRAIIRAEYTYRNSKLFMDMIIYGDHRRIDFKINAFWRDKWRLVKIWFYPDINSTRSIRDTQFGVYERPTHTNTSWEKARFEEPMLSWASLEDGERGFAIISPYKHGVSIRFNEIGLSLIKSPVLPNPFSDTGSISVEFSILPYNGSWNTSKIHVEAKKIRDPLYVYVNNNGRNSYRKLEESLIEIEPENIIVESIKKSIEGDNIVLRIYESENKHGMLKIKTRFAISRAWRTNILEDKIREIPVVNNEIKYDLKPFELVSIMIQPASK; this is encoded by the coding sequence ATGGATAATCTAGTTCTAGACTCACTATATAAAAAACTATACGTTCTCAAAACACTTTCAATAATAGATATTAACTATCTATCAAAATGGGAAATAAGCATTGATGGAGAAAAGAAGATATTGAGTTTACCAATAAGTTTTCCAATAACTAATAGAACTACTAAGTTGAAGATCAAGGTGTTTATTGATCCGGAGAAGGGATTTCCAACTCTACTATTTAATGGAGCTTTCAATGCTCTCATGCTTGTAAATAATGAGTATTATTATGGAGTAGATGTTTACACGAAGAAGATCCCATTATATGGAGTATCTGGTGAAACAACTTTAGAACTCCATGTTTATCCTCAAGGAATTGTTGGCGAAAGATATGAGAAACCATTTATTGATAAAATATTTCTCTTATACATAGATAAAACTATTGAATCATTCATTGATAAGCTTATTTGGCTACTTGATCTCTCGAAGCATGTTGGAGAAGATGTTCGTAGAGAAATCATTAGCTTAGTCGATAATTTCTCAGCTAAAATACCTCTCCAAACCCCTGAACCCATGCATTTCTTAGTAATGAAGTATTATGTAGAGAATAATTTATCTCATTACTCCATGCTATATGATGAATTAATGAGGCTCTCACGAGATGAGCCGGAAAAGCTTAGAGGAATGGGTTATGGAGATATAAATAGAGAAGAAATCAAGAGCATAATTAATTATTTGAAACCTGAACTAGAAGCTGAGCTTAAGAAATTAAGAGAGAAATATGGGAAATATGGACTACTCTATGCAGTAGCTAATGCTCATATCGATGCTGCTTGGTTATGGAGTGTTGAAGATACAGTATGGAAAATGGCTAAAACTATTGCTAAGATAATTACACAGTTTAAAGCCTATAATAAACCAGTATATGTTTTCTCATCAGCACTATATGCTGAATGGCTCAAAGAAAAATATCCTAGCTTATGGAGCGAAGTCGTAAGATTGGCTGATAAGGAGAGAATTATACCAGTTACTGGGATGTATGTTGAAAGCGATGTCTACATAATACCCTCAGAAAGCCTTGCTAGACAGTTTTTAATCGGGCAAAAAACATTCGAAAAACTCTTTGGAAAGAGATCAATTATTGGGTGGCTACCTGATTCATTTGGATTCTCACCCAATCTCCCCCAAGTAATGAAAGAGGCTGGAATAAAATTTTTTGTAACACACAAAGTTATATGGAATGAATACAATAAGTTCCCCTACGACACATTTCTATGGAGAGGTATTGATGGAACAAACATTCCTACACATATAATAACAGGTGAACTAGCTAAAACAGGTGATCCAAAATCAATCCTAGAGCTTTGGAGAGAGTATAGGGAAAAACAAGTAGTTCCAGCGAGAATATATACTTACGGCTATTGTGATGGGGGAAGCGGCCCAACACATGAAATGATTGAAAAACTAGAGTTTTACAGCGAAGAAACTCCTCTAACACCAAGAATTATTCATGGAAGAATAAATGATTTCATTGATAAAATTATGGAAAATAGTGATAAACTACCAGTATGGTATGGAGACATATATGTTGAAACACATAGAGGAGCATACACAACAGATACTTGTATAAAGCAAAAAATATGGATACTAGACTACCTTCTTAGAACTCTGGAACAAATATATACATGGCTATACATTAAAGGATCAAGCTATCCTGAAGAAGAAATAAATAATCTATGGAAAACCCTGCTACTAGCAGAATTCCACGATGTATTATCCGGTACAATAACATATGAAGTACACAAAGATATATGCACTAAATTATCTAGATCAATCACTAAAGCTAAGGAAATGATCAATGAAGGATTAAGAAAACTAGTTAATGATCTGGAAGGAATAATAATCTATAATCCTACACAATGGAGGAGAAGCGAAATTATTGAGATAAACAATAAACATGTAAAAGTAGATGTACCAGGACACGGATACATTATTATCCCCATAAACAACATATCCAAAAACAACAAGGAGAAAGAAAAAGAATCCAAGTTAATAGTTAAAAAAGATAAAGAATACATCCTAGTCGAAAACAAATTCTACAAGATAAGAATCAATATGAATGGATTAATCACTTCAATCTATGATAAACATAGTAGTCACGAACTACTACGAAAACCTTCTGCATTGATCAAGATATATGAGGATCTGCCGAGTGAATGGGATGCTTGGAACATTGATAAACACAGCTTAGAACACTTCAAAGAGTTATTGGCTAATAAAGTATATGTTCACAGAATAGATCCTTATAGGGCAATTATAAGAGCAGAATATACTTATAGAAACAGTAAGTTGTTCATGGACATGATTATCTACGGAGATCATAGGAGAATCGACTTCAAAATAAATGCGTTTTGGAGAGATAAATGGAGATTAGTGAAAATATGGTTTTACCCAGACATAAACTCTACAAGATCAATTAGAGATACACAGTTCGGAGTATATGAGAGACCTACTCATACTAATACTTCTTGGGAGAAAGCACGATTCGAAGAACCAATGCTTTCATGGGCCAGTTTAGAGGATGGAGAACGCGGATTCGCCATTATTAGCCCCTATAAGCATGGAGTATCAATTAGGTTTAACGAGATAGGGTTAAGCCTTATAAAATCACCAGTACTACCAAACCCATTCAGTGATACAGGAAGCATATCAGTCGAGTTCTCAATCCTACCATACAATGGTTCATGGAATACCTCTAAAATACATGTTGAAGCCAAGAAAATACGTGACCCCCTCTACGTATATGTAAACAATAATGGAAGAAACAGTTATAGAAAACTAGAAGAATCACTCATAGAAATAGAACCAGAAAATATTATAGTGGAAAGCATAAAGAAAAGCATCGAAGGAGACAACATAGTTTTACGCATTTACGAATCAGAAAATAAACATGGAATGTTAAAGATTAAAACAAGGTTTGCAATTTCAAGAGCGTGGAGAACAAATATATTAGAAGATAAAATAAGGGAAATACCTGTAGTAAATAATGAAATCAAGTATGATCTTAAACCATTCGAACTAGTATCAATAATGATCCAGCCTGCCTCAAAATAG
- the hypF gene encoding carbamoyltransferase HypF, producing the protein MVVAKKFIIIGLVQGVGFRPFIHRLAVKHGLKGYVRNIGGSEVEVWVEGSPESIDKFIEDLYVEKPPPAIIEDVFIEDVEPRGYVDFHILKSSREAVKRSNIPPDLAICKDCLREILDPNDRRYRYAFNSCAWCGPRFSMIYRVPYDRSNTSMSKYILCSECEKEYHDIRNVRRYHAQGISCSVDGPKLYLYTNDWEYVETRDPIIETAKLIDEGYIVGVKGLGGYHIAALATSDGVVLKLRKRKHRPTKPFAIMGLDISVLERLVYIDEEARSILESPQAPILLLPKREDSPVSKYVSPGLSHEGVFVAYTGLHYLLLMETRDKFLIMTSGNVTGEPMCINEECAREKLSRVVDYFLIHDREIVNRVDDSVLRNTNGKWVFLRRSRGYAPMWIRIRSDLDGEYIAFGADLNNTGALGFEDKVVLTQYIGDLDSFNAQRELLKYIGFFIENYRINLDKTIVIVDKHPSYHSRRLGMEFAEKHRLPIIEVQHHYAHVLGTAYDNGLEGEVLGIAMDGLGWGDDNTIWGGEILVFNTDKYDYKRLGHIEKLPLTSDRDTIYPLRILAGYLSSRGHVFEEIHKLIKNVLENIDHRLVAEMELVHKLVKAGRYIEASSTGRFLDMISAILGVCLYRSYEGEPAIKLEAVADKAKSHKLLEHFHISTHNGLYVLEYKDLIEHLIYNNVRDNSVAETAKSILYSYGYWMGKLAHKLIKGRRIDHIVVSGGAAVNTYIIKGLEDSLGEHDLEPLLPRRIPPNDEGISFGQVIAGSLIKKKNSFSA; encoded by the coding sequence ATGGTTGTTGCAAAGAAATTTATTATAATAGGGCTTGTTCAGGGCGTAGGTTTTAGACCATTTATTCATAGATTAGCTGTTAAGCATGGATTGAAAGGATATGTTAGAAATATTGGTGGTTCAGAAGTTGAGGTATGGGTTGAGGGGTCTCCGGAAAGTATAGATAAGTTTATTGAGGACTTATATGTTGAGAAACCTCCTCCGGCTATTATTGAGGATGTATTTATTGAAGATGTGGAGCCCAGGGGGTATGTGGATTTCCATATTTTAAAAAGCAGTAGAGAAGCTGTTAAGAGATCAAATATACCACCTGATCTAGCTATTTGCAAGGATTGTTTAAGGGAAATACTTGATCCCAACGATAGAAGGTATCGATACGCTTTTAATAGTTGTGCATGGTGTGGCCCCCGTTTCTCAATGATATATAGGGTACCCTATGATAGATCGAACACTTCTATGTCTAAATATATCCTATGTAGTGAATGCGAGAAAGAATATCATGACATTAGAAATGTTCGGAGATATCATGCGCAGGGAATAAGTTGTTCAGTGGATGGTCCAAAACTATATCTATACACTAATGATTGGGAATATGTTGAGACACGTGATCCAATAATTGAAACTGCTAAACTCATAGATGAAGGATACATTGTTGGTGTTAAAGGGCTGGGTGGCTATCATATAGCTGCTCTGGCAACAAGTGATGGTGTAGTCTTAAAGCTTAGGAAAAGAAAGCATAGACCTACGAAACCTTTCGCTATTATGGGTCTTGATATAAGTGTTCTTGAAAGACTAGTATATATTGATGAAGAAGCTAGATCAATTCTCGAATCCCCTCAAGCACCAATACTGCTACTTCCTAAAAGAGAAGATTCACCTGTTTCAAAATATGTTTCTCCGGGGTTGAGCCATGAAGGAGTATTTGTAGCATATACTGGTTTACATTATTTATTATTGATGGAGACAAGAGATAAATTTCTCATAATGACTAGTGGCAATGTTACTGGTGAGCCAATGTGTATAAATGAGGAATGTGCTCGAGAAAAATTGTCGAGAGTAGTTGATTATTTCCTTATTCATGACCGAGAAATTGTTAATAGAGTGGATGACTCTGTTCTGAGGAATACCAATGGTAAATGGGTATTTCTTAGACGTAGTCGTGGATACGCTCCTATGTGGATAAGAATAAGATCAGATCTTGATGGTGAATACATAGCTTTCGGAGCAGACCTAAACAATACTGGAGCATTGGGTTTTGAGGATAAAGTAGTTCTAACACAATACATAGGTGATCTGGATAGTTTTAATGCACAGAGAGAACTATTAAAATATATTGGGTTTTTCATCGAGAACTATAGGATCAATTTAGATAAAACAATTGTTATCGTGGATAAACATCCAAGTTATCACTCGAGAAGATTAGGCATGGAATTCGCTGAGAAACATAGATTACCAATTATTGAAGTCCAGCATCACTACGCACATGTTTTGGGGACAGCATATGATAATGGTTTGGAAGGAGAGGTTCTAGGAATAGCTATGGATGGTCTTGGTTGGGGAGATGATAATACTATATGGGGAGGCGAAATATTAGTATTCAATACTGATAAATATGATTATAAAAGGCTGGGTCATATAGAGAAGTTGCCATTAACAAGTGATAGAGACACAATCTACCCATTAAGAATACTAGCAGGTTATCTATCAAGTAGGGGACATGTTTTTGAAGAAATACATAAGCTGATCAAGAATGTTCTAGAAAATATTGATCATAGACTGGTTGCTGAAATGGAATTAGTACATAAACTTGTAAAAGCTGGTAGATACATTGAAGCATCAAGCACTGGTAGATTCCTAGACATGATATCTGCTATTCTCGGAGTATGTCTTTATAGAAGCTATGAAGGAGAACCAGCAATCAAGCTAGAAGCAGTAGCTGATAAAGCAAAATCTCATAAACTACTTGAACATTTCCATATTTCAACCCATAATGGACTATACGTATTAGAATATAAAGATCTAATAGAACACCTTATATACAATAACGTAAGGGATAACTCGGTAGCTGAAACAGCTAAAAGCATACTATATAGCTATGGATATTGGATGGGTAAATTAGCTCATAAATTGATTAAGGGTAGGAGAATAGATCATATAGTTGTTTCTGGAGGTGCAGCAGTAAATACATACATTATCAAAGGATTAGAGGATAGCTTAGGAGAGCACGATTTAGAACCTCTTCTGCCTAGAAGGATTCCTCCGAATGATGAAGGAATCTCGTTTGGACAGGTGATCGCGGGTTCTCTTATTAAAAAGAAAAATTCTTTTTCAGCCTAG
- a CDS encoding beta-propeller domain-containing protein: MDGSKIIILGAIALIVGILLPIMMHTIFFQGTRNIGNNIRTGIEVNVPKIEEMNSFSSYSELLNYLNKTSVSISSNPEIKGVSSIEKSIVFLTTYVSTGETLSYEAQPGTSGRYSSTNVQVMGIDEPDIVKTNGKIIAIARGNTVYIVDALRNIYAGKIVLNSTINSIYLSGNNLIVLTTMNREFNILKKIVSENTTFTITFQAPRWISEIYVFSISDPKQPVRQYNISITGTIVSSRLKDDILYIITQQPVYDRIITIPLIGEHLLPPEKIYLVDKQPIHYTNIVALNITSGKFSAYSFLTGSTSWVYMSHKHLVLASSNPYWLAYQEHALRIIAKYMPEEIKKQIEPLIESNNYYKALEIINDYLNKLDQENITKIVNNINAEFNTLNFTDYTKLYILDINRLSLKYMGEIEVPGTILDQFSIEEYKNNYLIVATTVRNYKLVARFHTITPASNNNFEITVTITDSSGTKKWSMFVNKSLVEHGWKGFFSVVPKQVLKYNELHIIGLSDLKIISKLSNLAVNEDIKASRLVGDLFILVTYRRVDPLFAINISDPRNPVVLGYLEIPGYNEYLHPISRNLILGIGVDNGKLMVSLYNINDPENILLVAKATLSPLLSPVLQDYHAFTIDPEKKLVFIPVATALFRLENVRAISGDAVAVIKYSNNSLVVLKIIDHPYIIRTLYIGDKLYTISPYMVRVFNEETLELIKTIWLG; this comes from the coding sequence ATGGATGGATCAAAAATCATAATTCTTGGAGCAATAGCGCTTATAGTAGGCATTCTACTACCAATAATGATGCATACCATATTCTTTCAGGGAACAAGGAATATTGGAAATAATATTAGAACAGGTATTGAAGTAAATGTGCCTAAGATAGAAGAGATGAACAGCTTCTCCTCTTATAGTGAGCTATTAAACTATTTAAATAAAACATCGGTATCTATTTCATCTAATCCAGAAATTAAAGGAGTATCTAGCATAGAAAAATCAATAGTGTTTTTAACAACATATGTTTCTACAGGAGAAACCTTATCATATGAGGCTCAACCAGGAACGTCTGGGAGATATTCTAGCACTAATGTACAGGTTATGGGTATTGATGAACCAGATATTGTTAAGACTAATGGTAAAATAATAGCTATAGCTAGAGGAAACACTGTTTATATAGTTGATGCTCTACGAAACATTTATGCTGGTAAAATAGTTTTGAACTCTACAATTAATTCAATCTACTTATCAGGAAATAACTTAATTGTACTGACAACTATGAATAGAGAATTCAATATATTGAAAAAGATAGTAAGTGAAAACACGACATTCACTATAACTTTCCAAGCACCGAGATGGATTAGTGAAATATATGTATTCAGCATATCTGATCCTAAGCAACCGGTTAGACAATACAATATCTCTATCACAGGTACAATAGTTTCTTCCAGACTTAAAGACGATATTCTCTATATTATTACACAGCAGCCAGTATATGATAGAATTATTACTATCCCATTAATTGGAGAACACTTACTACCACCTGAGAAGATCTATTTAGTAGATAAACAACCCATCCACTACACAAACATAGTTGCTCTGAACATTACAAGTGGTAAATTCTCAGCATACTCCTTCCTAACGGGCTCCACCTCATGGGTTTACATGTCCCATAAACACCTAGTATTGGCATCTTCTAATCCCTACTGGTTAGCTTATCAAGAACATGCTTTAAGGATCATAGCTAAGTATATGCCGGAAGAAATAAAGAAACAGATCGAGCCCCTTATCGAAAGCAATAACTACTATAAAGCATTAGAAATAATTAACGATTATCTAAACAAACTAGATCAAGAAAACATTACCAAGATAGTGAATAATATAAATGCGGAATTCAACACTTTAAACTTTACAGACTATACAAAACTCTACATACTTGACATTAATCGATTATCATTGAAATATATGGGCGAAATAGAAGTTCCGGGGACAATATTAGATCAGTTCAGCATAGAAGAATACAAAAATAACTATTTGATTGTAGCTACTACTGTTAGAAACTATAAGCTAGTAGCAAGATTCCATACAATAACACCTGCTTCTAATAATAATTTCGAAATAACGGTTACAATAACAGATAGTAGCGGCACTAAGAAATGGTCTATGTTTGTTAATAAATCCTTGGTTGAGCATGGCTGGAAAGGCTTCTTCTCAGTAGTTCCGAAGCAGGTATTGAAATATAATGAATTACACATTATAGGCCTAAGTGATCTAAAAATAATTAGTAAATTATCTAATCTGGCAGTTAACGAAGACATAAAAGCATCGAGGCTTGTAGGAGACTTATTCATACTTGTAACTTATAGACGGGTTGATCCCTTATTCGCAATTAATATTTCTGATCCAAGGAATCCCGTGGTATTAGGGTACTTAGAGATTCCAGGATATAATGAGTACCTGCATCCTATATCGAGAAACCTTATATTGGGCATAGGCGTCGATAATGGTAAGCTTATGGTTTCACTATATAATATTAATGATCCAGAAAATATCTTGTTAGTTGCAAAAGCAACGCTCTCACCACTATTATCGCCTGTTCTACAAGATTATCATGCATTCACTATTGATCCGGAGAAGAAGCTTGTATTTATACCGGTAGCAACAGCTCTCTTCAGACTTGAAAATGTACGAGCAATAAGTGGAGATGCTGTTGCAGTAATTAAATACAGCAATAACTCACTTGTTGTTCTAAAAATAATAGATCACCCATATATTATTAGAACACTGTATATAGGAGATAAACTATACACGATATCACCATATATGGTTAGAGTTTTCAATGAGGAGACATTGGAGTTAATCAAAACTATTTGGCTAGGCTGA
- a CDS encoding winged helix-turn-helix domain-containing protein, translated as MGNVDDVKRKIYVYLLTSNEPKSVREIAEALNMAPSSIHYHLKKMVEDGIVKKASRGYTINKLVSIEGYIIIHRKILPRLFIYSLFFLGLTIGSIIEIVLDKNFNIDRLLLLISSISAFTLLLYESINAWRKL; from the coding sequence TTGGGCAACGTTGACGATGTCAAGCGAAAAATATATGTTTACTTGCTTACCTCAAACGAGCCTAAAAGTGTTAGAGAGATAGCTGAAGCACTAAATATGGCGCCAAGCAGTATTCATTATCACTTAAAGAAAATGGTTGAGGACGGAATAGTTAAGAAAGCATCTAGAGGATACACGATCAATAAATTGGTTAGTATTGAGGGATACATTATTATTCATAGAAAAATCCTCCCAAGACTCTTCATCTACTCACTCTTCTTCCTAGGCTTAACAATTGGAAGTATTATCGAGATAGTGTTGGATAAAAACTTCAATATAGATAGATTGCTCCTACTTATATCCTCAATATCCGCATTTACTCTCTTATTATATGAGAGCATAAACGCTTGGAGAAAACTATGA